Proteins from one Tenrec ecaudatus isolate mTenEca1 chromosome 8, mTenEca1.hap1, whole genome shotgun sequence genomic window:
- the ALG3 gene encoding dol-P-Man:Man(5)GlcNAc(2)-PP-Dol alpha-1,3-mannosyltransferase isoform X1, protein MAAGLRKRGRAGAAARAAGRCEQWLRRAWQERRLLLVEPRYTLLVGACLCLAEVGITFWVIHRVAYTEIDWKAYMAEVEGVINGTYDYTQLQGDTGPLVYPAGFVYIFMGLYHATDRGTDIRVAQHIFAVLYLATLLLVFWIYHQTCKVPPFVFFFMCCASYRVHSIFVLRLFNDPVAMALLFLSINLLLAQRWGWGCCCFSLAVSVKMNVLLFAPGLLFLLLTQFGLRGALPKLSLCAALQVILGLPFLLENPVGYLSRSFDLGRQFLFRWTVNWRFLPEALFLHRAFHLVLLAAHLLLLLLFALCRWHRTGESILSLLKDPSKRKVPPQPLTPNQIVSTLFTSNFIGICFSRSLHYQFYVWYFHTLPYLLWAMPARWLTHLFRLLVLGLIELSWNTYPSTPCSSAALHMCHAVILLQLWLGPQPFSESRQHSKKAH, encoded by the exons ATGGCGGCTGGGCTGCGGAAACGCGGCCGGGCTGGCGCCGCGGCCCGGGCAGCAGGTCGCTGCGAGCAATGGCTGCGGCGCGCCTGGCAAGAGCGGCGCCTGCTGCTGGTGGAGCCTCGCTACACGCTGCTGGTGGGCGCCTGCCTCTGCCTAGCGGAGGTGGGCATCACCTTCTGGGTCATTCACAGGGTGGCAT ACACAGAGATCGACTGGAAGGCCTACATGGCTGAGGTGGAGGGTGTCATCAACGGTACCTATGACTACACACAACTGCAGGGTGACACTGGACCTCTTGT GTACCCGGCTGGCTTTGTGTACATCTTCATGGGACTGTACCACGCTACGGACCGGGGCACGGACATCCGTGTGGCCCAGCATATCTTCGCTGTGCTCTacctggccaccctgctgcttgtcTTCTGGATCTACCACCAGACCTGCAAA GTTCCTCCCTTCGTGTTTTTCTTCATGTGCTGCGCCTCGTACCGTGTACACTCCATATTTGTGCTGAGGCTGTTCAATGACCCTGTGGCTATGGCGCTGCTCTTTCTCAGCATCAACCTCCTGCTGGCCCagcgctggggctggggctgctgcTGTTTCAG CCTCGCCGTGTCTGTGAAGATGAACGTGTTGCTCTTTGCCCCTGGCCTTCTGTTCCTTCTCCTCACGCAGTTTGGCCTCCGTGGGGCCCTGCCCAAGCTGAGCCTGTGTGCTGCCCTTCAG GTGATCCTGGGGTTGCCCTTCCTGTTGGAGAACCCCGTTGGCTACTTGTCCCGTTCTTTTGACCTCGGCCGCCAGTTTCTCTTCCGTTGGACAGTAAATTGGCGCTTCCTTCCTGAGGCCCTCTTCCTGCATCGAGCCTTCCACCTGGTCCTGCTGGCCGcccacctcctcctgctcctgctctttGCCCTCTGCAGGTGGCACAG gacagGGGAAAGTATCCTGTCACTGCTGAAGGACCCCTCCAAAAGGAAggtccctccccagcccctcaccCCCAATCA GATCGTTTCCACTCTCTTCACCTCCAATTTTATTGGCATCTGCTTCAGCCGCTCCCTCCACTACCAGTTCTACGTCTGGTACTTCCACACACTGCCCTACCTCCTGTGGGCCATGCCAGCTCGCTGGCTCACACACCTATTCAG gctgctGGTGCTGGGGCTCATCGAGCTCTCGTGGAACACGTACCCATCCACGCCCTGCAGCTCGGCAGCCCTGCACATGTGCCATGCCGTCATCCTGCTGCAGCTCtggctggggccccagcccttctccGAGAGCAGGCAGCACAGCAAGAAGGCCCACTGA
- the ALG3 gene encoding dol-P-Man:Man(5)GlcNAc(2)-PP-Dol alpha-1,3-mannosyltransferase isoform X2 codes for MAAARLARAAPAAGGASLHAAGGRLPLPSGDTEIDWKAYMAEVEGVINGTYDYTQLQGDTGPLVYPAGFVYIFMGLYHATDRGTDIRVAQHIFAVLYLATLLLVFWIYHQTCKVPPFVFFFMCCASYRVHSIFVLRLFNDPVAMALLFLSINLLLAQRWGWGCCCFSLAVSVKMNVLLFAPGLLFLLLTQFGLRGALPKLSLCAALQVILGLPFLLENPVGYLSRSFDLGRQFLFRWTVNWRFLPEALFLHRAFHLVLLAAHLLLLLLFALCRWHRTGESILSLLKDPSKRKVPPQPLTPNQIVSTLFTSNFIGICFSRSLHYQFYVWYFHTLPYLLWAMPARWLTHLFRLLVLGLIELSWNTYPSTPCSSAALHMCHAVILLQLWLGPQPFSESRQHSKKAH; via the exons ATGGCTGCGGCGCGCCTGGCAAGAGCGGCGCCTGCTGCTGGTGGAGCCTCGCTACACGCTGCTGGTGGGCGCCTGCCTCTGCCTAGCGGAG ACACAGAGATCGACTGGAAGGCCTACATGGCTGAGGTGGAGGGTGTCATCAACGGTACCTATGACTACACACAACTGCAGGGTGACACTGGACCTCTTGT GTACCCGGCTGGCTTTGTGTACATCTTCATGGGACTGTACCACGCTACGGACCGGGGCACGGACATCCGTGTGGCCCAGCATATCTTCGCTGTGCTCTacctggccaccctgctgcttgtcTTCTGGATCTACCACCAGACCTGCAAA GTTCCTCCCTTCGTGTTTTTCTTCATGTGCTGCGCCTCGTACCGTGTACACTCCATATTTGTGCTGAGGCTGTTCAATGACCCTGTGGCTATGGCGCTGCTCTTTCTCAGCATCAACCTCCTGCTGGCCCagcgctggggctggggctgctgcTGTTTCAG CCTCGCCGTGTCTGTGAAGATGAACGTGTTGCTCTTTGCCCCTGGCCTTCTGTTCCTTCTCCTCACGCAGTTTGGCCTCCGTGGGGCCCTGCCCAAGCTGAGCCTGTGTGCTGCCCTTCAG GTGATCCTGGGGTTGCCCTTCCTGTTGGAGAACCCCGTTGGCTACTTGTCCCGTTCTTTTGACCTCGGCCGCCAGTTTCTCTTCCGTTGGACAGTAAATTGGCGCTTCCTTCCTGAGGCCCTCTTCCTGCATCGAGCCTTCCACCTGGTCCTGCTGGCCGcccacctcctcctgctcctgctctttGCCCTCTGCAGGTGGCACAG gacagGGGAAAGTATCCTGTCACTGCTGAAGGACCCCTCCAAAAGGAAggtccctccccagcccctcaccCCCAATCA GATCGTTTCCACTCTCTTCACCTCCAATTTTATTGGCATCTGCTTCAGCCGCTCCCTCCACTACCAGTTCTACGTCTGGTACTTCCACACACTGCCCTACCTCCTGTGGGCCATGCCAGCTCGCTGGCTCACACACCTATTCAG gctgctGGTGCTGGGGCTCATCGAGCTCTCGTGGAACACGTACCCATCCACGCCCTGCAGCTCGGCAGCCCTGCACATGTGCCATGCCGTCATCCTGCTGCAGCTCtggctggggccccagcccttctccGAGAGCAGGCAGCACAGCAAGAAGGCCCACTGA